The nucleotide window aatgaaaaaaatggtattttttattttcacggcacatgttctacacatgtgcccatcaccagtggggtccatatgctcactgcaccacttgttagattccttatggggtgtagtttctagaatggggtcacttgtggggggtttctactgtcctggcagcacaggagctttgtaattgcgacatggcctccatcctccattccagcctctaaatggcgctctgtccctttggtggcttgccctgtgcccatatggcacattatgtccacatgtggggtattttcgtgtaggggtatttaccctacacgttttgcttttattttcttttttaaccccttgtggaaatggaaaaaaatcaaggctagaccaacatttaattaagtaatttttttaaaatttttactctaaatcattgatcttgtcttgattttttcattttcacaaggggctaaaagataaaaaaaaaacacaatgtgtagagcaatttcccctgagtatggaaataccccacatgtggacataaagcgacatgcgggtgcagggtaagcctccaaagggaaggagcgccatttggtttttgaaggctggatttggatggaatggatttcgaggggccatgttgcattcaaaaggcccctgtgttgccaagacagttaaaaacccccataagtgaccccattatggaaactacacccctcaaggaatgtaacaaggggtgtagtgagcatatggaccccactgatgacgggcacaaatgtggaacaatgtggcgtgaaaatgaaatattacatttttaacactataatgttggtctagccttgaatttatcatttccacaaggggttaaaagagaaaaaaaaacataaaatgtgtagagcaatttcccccgattccgtaaataccccacatgtggacataaagcgccatgtgggcgcagggcaagcctccaaagggaaggagcgccatttggattttagaggttggatttggctagaatggatgatgaacgccatgtcgcatttacagagccctcgtgctgccaaaacactggaaaccccccacaagtgaccccattctggaaactgcacccctcaaggaatctaacaaggggtgcaatgaggatatggaccccttgatgacgggcacatttgtgtcgtgaaagtaaaaaaatgaaaattttcactttcacgtcacatttttccacatttgtgcccgtccccagtggggtccatatgctcactgaaccccttgttagattccttgaggggtgtagtttccagaatggggtcacttgtgggggatttccagtgtcttggcagcacgagggctctgtaaatgcgacatggcccttgaaatccattccagtgaaatccagcttccaaaagccaattggcgctccttccctttggaggcttgtcctgcgcccgcttggcactttatgtccacatgtggggtatttccgtactcgagagaaactgcgctacatgttttgtgttttttttttccttttatccctttgtgaaaatgaaaaattgaaggctagaacaacgttttagtgtaaaaaatactttagtcttttttcacgccatattgttcggaaaatctgtgaagcacctgtggggtccagatgctcaccgcatcccttgttacattccttgaggggtgtcgttttctaaatggtgtccctttaggggtgttttttaggttttggcaccccagagcctctgccaacctgaagtggtacagtcaaaaatgaccaaatataatggagccattgaaatgcactaggcgctcccttatatctgaggcttgtggttgcgtcaaatagcgcaatagggccacatatggggtatttctataaacagcagaaacggggcaatcaatattggggtgcatttctctggtaataagtttataattatgaaaaatattggattacaataaaatatctgcacagaaaatttaaattttcaaatttcttacacaattagcttttatttctgtgactcccctaaagggttaaaaaactttctggatgtgcttttgcagagtttagggggtgcagtttctgaaatggggtgcttcgtggggctttctaacacacagtcccctcaaatacactttaaacctgaacagttccctaaaaatatctgattttgaaattttactgaaaatttggaaatttgctgctaatgttttacgctttctattgtctaaaaaaaatgaaatatagtttaataaatgccgccaacataaagtagacatgttgctaatgctatttaatatataatttatgtggtataaccattttctgtacaagcagaaaagttttaaagttggaaaaatgcattttttcacaatttttcacgctattttgggttttttcataaagattcgttataagtatcgactccaatttacaagaaatgcgaagtacaatatgtcacgagaaaacaatctcagaatcagccggataggtaaaagcatcccgaagttattaatgaataaagtgacactggtcaaattcataaaatttgctccggtccttaaggccatttcaggctcggtccttaagaggttaaaggggtattccacctatgcaaaaaaaaaacattcaacccCCTCCGGTCCTTATCACCCCGTCACGCCCCCTTTCAAAGTTTTTGTATATGTAAAGATGGTACCAGATGGGAAACTACATCTTGTGCATGCCATGCACCACCTTCATCTAAGTTTAAAGTCCATTGTGTGTCTGAAAAGCAAAAAGATAAAATTGAGCAGTGCAGGCCACGGGGACAGATTGTGATGGACAATGAATGAACAAGAGCAGgttaataatgaataaataataataataccaaaaagaccatacttacctgtcctcggtttccccagtgtcctccataggtgtCTCAGGGTCAGGTGCCCAGCTGAGTGACTGCCAATCACTGCTTTGTCCCGCAGTGGCCAGAGAAAACCCAGACACTGCAGAAGCCGTAATTACACGCTATTACACATATATAAAGCTAGTGGTTGTCTATTTAATGATGCAAAGAAGATTTTCACTGGAACACCCCTTAAAATACTTTTTATTAATCTTGTTTTCATGCttaaaaaattacagaaaaaaaaaagactatgtaAATAATGGCACATATTTCTCATTGAAATCGATGGGGCGCCTAATATATTTTGGTGCTTCCTTCACACACACATTTtggttatttaatttttttgccctTAAAAAACGCCACAAAAAGCTGCTCCCTCTTTTTTCTCCTCCACAAGGTTAGATTCagacacaaaaaaaaccacacacaaaatAATCAGACATCATTGTGGGATCATGATGTTTTTACGGCCAAAACACTGTGACCAAGTATTGTCTGGGAGTCAATAGGGAAATCCAAATATACAAGACATTTTGTGTGTGGCGTTTTTTTTCTTCACcccttagtggtgttttttatgtaatttttagaACATTGCAACATGTTCTGCTGGCGCTCTTTTCTCCCATAGAGCTCTATAGGTTGAAAAACACCAGAAAATCTGCCTGTATACATGTGAGCATTTCCTTCTGACATGTTCCCCCATGTTCTTCAATGGAAATGCTTGAATAACGTGATGGAATAATCACGACTTGTAAAGAGGACCATGTGgaaaaacaccccaaaaaaacACATACTAAAACACACTTTGGGGGTGGGGCACGAAAGCTGAACACTTCCTCCAGCAAAGCCTCTTCCTGAACcccatttaattttattttctcaTCCTGTCTATGTTTACAGTACTTTGTGTTACTGATATACATCACTTTGaacagcaggtggcagcagagtacaACTTTGTGCAATTTTCTTCCCCGGAACTGTTTCTTCAGTTGCAGGCGCTGGGGGACACTGTAAAGTGACGGACCTTCCTGTACATGTGTAGATGCTAGGATTTGCATTGCTGGTTagtaatatgtgtgtatatactgtgttgtaTGTTCCTGCTTGCAGATAGCTTCATGTTATGGTGAAAGGTTTAATACTCATATAAGGAAGGACTCATaggcttttctttttctttttgtatattgTACCTTGAAGAAATGAAGCTAAAGGAGCTGGAGGGCTGCCTGCAACAATTGGATGTCTTTGAGAGTCCTAAGCTGCTGCTTGAGCAGTATCCAACACGGCCGCATATTGCAGGTGGGTGATTCCTTTGTGTGATCTCAAAATATAAAGTCCCGTTCACACTACCTAATCCTGCCTTCTATTAGTTACAATGGGAGGGTGCGTGCACatccgcgcctctccgctcaaagaactaacatgtaaATTCTTTCAGCATAGAGACGCGCATCCTCCCAttgtaactgatagaaggcaggatccAGCGCCAAATCTCGGTGCCGATTCCGTTGTGTGAATTAATCAGACAAGGCGGTGGGGCAAGGAAAAGCTACCAGAGGCTGCCCTGATGACTGTAATTGCAATGTTATGTTATCCCCATTGTGAATGGGTGATAATTTAATACTAGGGTTGTCTCCACCATGTCTGCACTCCAGGGATCTATAGCCTATAGCATGAGTACCAAGTTTCCCTGCTATATTAATGTTTCCTTCTAGGTATGTTAATTTGCAGACAAAGCTTTGACATGTTCAGCTGACTTTTGTTTTGCGCTTTTAGcatgtatgctgtataccatCCACAACACATTTGGTGATATTGAAGATAAAGTGGTTGCAGATCTCGGCTGTGGGTGCGGAGTACTCAGCATCGGGGCAGCGATGTTGGGTGCTGGGTAAGTACTTGGCTATGAGATTAAATACCTTTTGTATTAATATTAACCTGTTCCCAGCGTCTGATATGTGGTCAGAGACTATGGAGTGGACTTAGAAATGGAGTCTGCTCCATATGCAGGGGCTACTGGATGGTGAATACAGGTTACATCTTCTGTCTGAATTATCCCCACCACCAGCTGTTTAACCCTCTAGATGCTCTTGTCAGTACTAACCACAATGTTTAGGTGGTCCCTCTGTCACTTGATGGGCTCCTCTGTTGTAACACGCTGCAGCCGTTGCCCTAATGACGGATACTAGTGGCAGAGCTGAAACAATGTTATGGCTTATGCGGGGTCTACAGGCATGCTCAGTTTAGACAAAGGTTAAAGAGGACCACAAGATAACACGCTAACAATCTGATCTTGGGAGTCCGACAACAGTTAATCCCCGGGTGGATAGAGCAGCAGCACACAGGCTTAGCCcctgctccattcactgtctgAGGCTTCCGAACATTGCCAAGCACTGAACTTGTCTATGTCTATAGAGAGTGGACAGAGTGACTTCTGAAGGTCCTAGTGGTCAGACCCCTTTACCAATTAgatacttaagcccctattctatggggcgatgcagaggagcaaacgagcgctgtcagctcttgtttgctcctcattccacgCTCATTGCCATAGCTATTCCACGCGTtgacagcgagcaggtgagtgcaggagtagctgcgggggggctgcccgggtgatcgctagatggtccgggcagccaatagaggatagtggcggtctgctaccgccgctcctattccgtggAGCGACGGCTTAGATTGCTGCCatcacagtcgcttgtttttcaaaaacaagcgacgcaacgatcagacatgaacaatgtctgctgattgttgccctctattccacaggacgattatcgtctgaatacatccgataatcgttccgtggaatagggccttttatTCTGTGTATAGGGTATAAGATTTAGGATTTTACCCCCTTTAAACAAAGTTGCCTTAGGAATGAAGTTTCCAGCTGCTGTGCCTCTCATCTTAAGCagtgatgtggtcagacacggGCATAGCAGTTGTTATTTAGTAAAAAGAAGGTGGTCACCAGGCACGCCATAATTCCTTCAAGTCACAGGCAAACATAGGAGAGCTAAGGTTGCTGTACGGAGTATGGACAAACAGCTCTCTATATCTCAGCTTTTTTGATCTGGGAAGATGAGTTTGATGCAGAAAGAAAAGAGAAATGACCTTTATCTGGTAATattgggggcgatttatcaaactggtgtaaagtaaaattggctcagttgcccctagcaaccaatcagattccacctttcattttccaaagagtctgtgaggaatgaaaggtggaatctgattggttgctaggagcaactgagacagtttccctttacaccagtttgatagatTTCCCCCAATGTGTCCACGGGTGAGAGCAGATATGTTGTGTGCTTATTCATGTTTCCCTCTCCCCTCGTCCTGCAGGTTATGCATAGGATTTGATATAGATGAAGAGGCGCTGGATATATTCAGAACAAACGCTGAAGAATTTGAACTTCTAAATGTTGATTTGGTTCAATGTGACGTCTGctccctgcagtgcaccagcCTAGAGAAGTCTGTGGACACAGTCATCATGAATCCTCCCTTTGGTACAAAACATAATAAAGGTAAAGTCCCTTGTGTGTGAGCAGCGCAGGGACACATCTAAGCATGACCTTCAACGTCCTCAGATAGTAtacagacaaatatatgaaaaATTTTGGCTGGTCAGGGTGTTTAGACTATACCCAATCAGTAGAATGAGCATAGGAAATGGCTCGCTCAGTACATTCTCTCCCAGCTCCATGTCACATGACCGAGACATTCgcacattgtaagtctatggggctgtttcatTCACATAGACACAAAACATTTCCCTATTCATTCTACTGATCATGGGCATCTAAACACTCAGATCCTGAgcaatcaaaacgtttgacatgtcaaacgttttttaCCCTTTGAATATAAGCTAACATCTCAGCATTACAACCGTGTGCAGATATTAGATACAGTGTGTTACACTAGATATTTGGGCCACAGAAGGGGACCTGGTGATCAGAtacctaaggatatgttcacacggtGTATCTTTTCCATAGGGGGGGGAAAAAACATTATTAGGTGGTATTACAAACCAACGTGTTTCACGCTGTGTAGcgcttagggtgcatttacacagaaagatttatctgacagattttggaagccaaagccaggaatggatttgaaaagaggatagatcctagtctttgctttatgacctgatccctgtttatagtctgttcctggttttggctgcaaagatctgtcagtgtaaacgcaccattaatcatGGTAATATAGGGACACCCGCTGTACCAAGTCGGACTTCAGTGGAGGTGTGTGAGGGGCACTTGAAAAATAAGCGTAGGCATGGCCGCTTAATTTGTGGGATGCTCCAGCTAGTACAATAGATAATTTGTCTTTTAGAGTCCAAATTCGGCTTGTAGTGGTAGGGTTTGGATGTATAGGGACTAGAAAATAATTATGGACAAGGGAGAAGCAGTATCTTTTGCAAGGGGCTAAATTTTAGCGGGTCCAATGGTAAGCAGCATTAGATTACCTAGAACTTTTTTAGAGGATATCGCCTCTTGAAATTCAGTATAGATGTAATCTTCCTGGATCTATCCCTGTTTGGAATGATTCAAAAGTACTTTTCTTGATCcttctctatttaaaaaaaatatatatatcattcaTTTATTTAGAGCAGTCATCTGACAAATCAGGccgatatctccctgtgtaagaCAGCAAATACTAATCAGATGATTTTCTCATTTTCAATAtatcaaacaaaaaaaatcttcatcCACACATTGTATGATAGGTGGTTTGTCTAATAGCCAATTATGGCAAAAGCTGTATTGGACATCAGTAACTATATCTGTGCAGCCTTACCTGCATGATTATAGAGCCATGTAAAAGGCTTGGTGAGCTCACCCCACGTGTTGTGCCGTATAACATAATCTAAAGTTTGCACTGAGTCAGTGATTTCATTTTAGTAAATCTTTAGCAGATTTGCTGCCAGGACTGTCTCTCCTTTCCAATGTAGAAAACTTTACCAGTTTTCATTAAGTTAATCTAATATTTTCCATTAGGTATGGACATGACATTTCTGAAGAACGCTTTGCAGATGGCAAGAACAGCAGTGTATTCACTACATAAAACCTCTACAAGAGAAGTAAGTTTATTTTACTTGTAAAACACAATATAGGATAACAGAGGAAGAAGAGAAGTTATGGATGGCCACACTAGTCATTCTTGTTCAGAGATGTTCAGTCATTTATTTCTCTTTAGCATATTCAGAAGAAAGCTGCAGACTGGAAGGTGAAGATGGAAGTAATAGCTGGTAAGGTATTTTCAGATTACGTAAGATTTGGTTATGTTGTAAGGtagggggtgtcaaactcaggccctccagctgctgcaaaactacaactcccatcatgcctggacagccaaatctttagctttccagacatgatgggaattgtagttttgtaacagctggagggccaaagtttgacacctgtgttctaagGTATTTAAATGTATGGCATCCACTGGGGATTCTGCTATCCATTGACCGTAagagcccattcacactgagcaaaacaggtggaaattgcGAGCAGAACCACTCTGCTCGGAATTGACAAGTCAACATCACATTGAGTCCGCGGCGCaggttccgctcagaatttccatctgttttgctcagtgtgtacAGGCTCTAACAGGTCAACATAGAATTGGCAAACCCACCACTGCTGTGGGATTTTCTCTACACCCATTGAAGTTAACAGATAGCAAAATCTGCAACAGACTTGACCTGTCTGGATGGACCCTAGTACTTTACGTTGTGTAGCAGCAAAATGTATTGAAGATCAATAGATCATTCTGTATCACAGAACATTGTTAATGTTTTACAGAGCTTCGGTATGATCTACCGGCTTCATACAAGTTCCACAAGAAGAAGTCGGTAAGTTATCAGGTGGTGTCAACTGCCTTTCAAAGTCAGTGCAAGGTGACACAGGGTACCTTTCATACTTCTAGGATGTATAGAAATGCTCtttatggagccgccagaaagaggCGAGTGCTGATACCTgctctctccagcagctccatagagaatcaatGGCGCTGCTGATGCTGGGAAGATCCACAGCTTCATTTACAACAAAAGAGGGTGCTGAAGTCTGATCCCCAGCAATCATATACTAAtctccctatcctgtacccccaaaccacttgtaccgccagaaagctgcttttattccaagttctgtcctggggtccattcggcaggtgatgcagttattgtcctaaaacacaacttttaaacttgtagccctgtgtcaaattggcgtggcctagagggtctgtgccctaggattgcgatacccctcattaggaatgccccaatttctcctattcatcacctgtctgaactgcacatgtgctggattgttaaggtacctgtgcaggtgtggaataggaaaaatcttgccttggggcattcctaatgatgagcacagggaggcggtgcaagcctagggcatagacattctaggccacaccaatttgacacggggctacaagtttaaaagttgttttttaggacaataactgcatcacctgacgaacggaccccaggacagatcttggattaaaagcagctatctgaaggtttgGGGGGGGTTGCAGGTTGTGgttacaaagtcactttaagggtgcgtgtACATtacggaatggcgacggaaaacccgTTGCGCAGTTCACACCCGTCCGCCCATatcagacaccattctatgcacgggtggattccttcGTCCATCCAAACAATGAACGCAGATGCGTGCGACACAGTCAGCGAGCAGTTTTGTccccattccgtagtgtgcacacaccctgagttagaaaacctctttagggtgccttcacactgaCCGACTCGCCGCGGAAATCTTACTAcgagctaaggtcctggcaggcccctgtgactacatactcgcagtcTAAAaataccgctgcgagtatgtaatgcagccgcccccttaaccccttcatcggctctcgcgctgtctgtatacattacctgtctcctgcacggggtcccggcttcctgctctgccgcccagccaatgtatacagacagcgcggAAGCCgataaaggggttaagggggcggctgcattacatactcgcagcggtctttcagagtGCCTTGAGTATGTAttgacaggggcctgccaggaccttagctcgtagcgggtcttgctgcaaaactcgcagcgagatttccactgCGAGTTGTTCACAGTGAAGGCAACCTTAAAAAGGTAGGTTTCACGCAAACACAAACGTTGGTTTCCACCCATTTAGCAAGTCATGTTTATTGAATATTCTGATAGATACAGGTTTAAAGTACAAGTGTGAGCAACAAGTCCTCATTTTACAACCTGGAAGAGATTTCCTATTAGTATTAAACATAAATATAAAACATGAATCCAAGTGCCATTCAGTTGAATGTAACCAACATAAAAAAAGTTTTCTCCTTGCAGGTTGACATCGAAGTGGACTTCATTAGATTCTCCTTTGACTGACATTCAGTATCTGAAGACTTAAAATAGGCATGGaatatttttgtactttttaattttctaaaaaaaaagaaaaacaaatcagGAGCATCTAAAAGGCAACACAGCGGTTTACTGATCCTCAGTTTTCAGCTGCTTTGGCTCTGGTTCCTCTGTGGTCTTGTCCTCCAGCTGCCTCTTCTTTGGACTTATTGCTGCATCAGTCCCATTTTTACCGTCAGCCGATGTAGAATCGTTCTCTGAAATGTGTTGGATGTTAGAATTATGAACTACAATTGCCTTTATAAACATTAGGAAACCTGGTGCATCTGATGAGCGAGACTACAATCAAGATGACACTGTTCACTTAAGATATTGAAGCACTAGGTGCACAATGAACTGGGTAGCATTCATCAACAGTATTCAGCAAAGCAGATACCCTACTGAGTGTTTACGGACTATGGTGGAAAAGATTTAAAATGAGTTATCcatgcttagaaaaacatggccacttcagaACCAGCACAGTGGTTTTGAATTGAAGTGAATAGATTCAAAGACAAGTTGGGTcgtttctaatactggataacccctttaagagcagatgTTTGCAAAGTACCACTACATGCCTGGTCCAAAGCCTTAAGTGCCCCAGTGCACATGTATATAGCCTGGACAGCTTCAAGAACACATCTTTGTACATTGATACATGTGTGCATATATAAAATACCTTCCATTTCCTCTTCATCACTGCTGTCAAATTTCTTCTTTTTCCCCTGGAACTGTATCCTTCTCGATGAATCGTTGCTTCTTCCGCCCCTTCCTTTACCCTTAGGTTTCCGCCCACCTGAAAAGATTTCAGACCACTCAGGATAACGTTCAGTATGTCATGCTCATAAAACATTGCAGAAGACTACGTGGCATAGCGTCCATTTTTGTTCAGCAGCTGTTTTCTAGGAACCTTTATCCTGGATTTGCATGTATAGTCTGCAAGCATAGACCAGCTTCACAGACAGGCAGACAACTGGAGTGTACAGCCCAAAGATCACTCAAGGGAATCTGACAGATTTCCATTAATGCAGTGAGGGTCAAACCTGCAGCCCTtcagatgttgcagaactacaatccccatccaggtactatggaagttgtagttctgaaaTATCTGGAGGACTGCTGGTCAGACCCCTTTGCTTTAAAGGAGTTCTCTAGTCTTGCAAAGACATGGCCGCTTCTTATCCAGaggcagcacctctcctgtcctcagtttgggtctaAGTTTTGCAGCTCAATTTTACTGAaatgaatggaactgaattgtaagACTGCACATTCCCTATAGAAAAGCCCCCACAGAAGTCAGGTATAGTATATTAGTCGTAAGTGTCAGTGTCACCGACCTTTTCCTTTCCGCTTATTGTAAGATTCTTGTTGATCCTCCATGATTTTCTTTAATGCGGCTTTCTCCTCATCACCCTCCAGAAGTTCCCAGGTCACGTCTTTCTCTTTCAGCTGGAGGCTGTCATTATTTGCAGCTTTGGCCTTTTCCAGTGCCTCTTTAGCATTGCTTTTAAACAATATAATTCCCTTGAAATACCAAAAAAAGGTTCAGTTTTCCCATGAATATGCGCAATTTGCCATCAGACGCTGGCACAGACTCACTGGGTGCACCATACACTCAGATCTGCCTAAAACTAGGAGACTTACCTCCTTTGCTCCCCTACTAAAATCAATCCACTTTATTTCCCCGTGATTCTGGAATAATTCATGAATATCTTCTCTGGAAGTCATGTTGTCCAGTTCACCTGAGAATTTTAAGAGGCAGCCGGTCTGTTCATCTAATGATTTCTAGAAACAATAAATAGCAGGTAACAATGTGCTGTACAATTACTCTGTACTTGCCCTTAGGCCCTACTGCAGGTATCATGTTTACTGGAGACGCATGACAGGCCTTAGGGCTTGTTCTCACGCTCTGAACACCACAGAACCTACAGACAGGTTAGCGATGTAGTGTCaaactcctcccccctccctcccggaATCCTACTGATACATGTCGTCGGGCGGGGAAAGAGTCCACTACAACGCTTACCTGTTCATAGGTTCCATGTTGTACGGAACGCAAGAATAAGTCCTTAAATGGGAAGCACCTTCATTAGAGGATTAGCGCTGTTGACTACCATAGTATAAGGATTTCACCTTATGTGCAGACAGAAGTGGTGTCTTTTACATGTCAATATTACTATACCTAGAGCAGGATATTAGATTTTACATTGCCAACCACACAAATTAGCTTTACCAAAAAGTcagtaatgattagagatgagcgtaactcgagcatgctagagtctgaTTATTCAACGTCtgaatatcagtggctgaagtagttggatgcagccctgggactGTGCTCACCCCTAGTAATGACAGACTTATGCCATCCTGCAGGTTGGCACTAAATCATAACTAGTAAAATGCACAAACCTAATTGTTATGGTTCGTGGCAGATTAAACTATAACCTAATAAATGTCTCTGCTTGGTATACGCGTGCCACAAGTTTCCTGTGCAAGCTGCCCCTTTAATATTCTCTCACCAGTGTATTGTTACATATTGCAAACAGATCAAAGTCTAAAATACACTACTTACCATTTCAGCTGCCTCTGCTTCTTTCTGGGCATTTGCCTTCTCCCTGATGGAAAACAGCATTGTATGATTACAGTAGGCCATGCAGGGGCCACATTTATCTGAATGcatgggattggatactataaagtcaggggtagggaacattggctttccagctgttgccaaactacaactcccatcatgcctagacagccaaagttttagctatctaggcatgatggtaattgtagttttgcaacagctggaaggccaatgTTCACTGCCCCTGCTATAAGGACAGGGCTCCCTTGGCTGACAGCATAAGATCCCATACAGAGGATATCATGGTTATGTGAATGCAGCCGAACAGCTGTCACTTTTACAGAGTCCTGCAGAAAAAAAAGCAGTCACTTACTGTTTAGACTTGGCTTTGGCAGATTTATGGTCCTTTCTTTCttcattcttcttggcaaaataTTCACTCCTGTGGAATAAGGGAAACAAAAGCATACATTTTTAGAAAAacctgt belongs to Dendropsophus ebraccatus isolate aDenEbr1 chromosome 9, aDenEbr1.pat, whole genome shotgun sequence and includes:
- the SSB gene encoding lupus La protein; translation: MAENGDNEQVKDLDTKIYEQIEYYFGDHNLPRDKFLKEQITLDDGWVPLEIMIKFNRLSRLTTDFPKILEALKKSKSGLLEIDEEKCKIRRSPDKPLPEVTEEYKNSIKNRSVYIKGFQPDTSLDEIKEWLEGKGPIENIQMRRTLQKTFKGSIFIVFDTDEAAKKFLENRDLKFKDSDMIILSKSEYFAKKNEERKDHKSAKAKSKQEKANAQKEAEAAEMKSLDEQTGCLLKFSGELDNMTSREDIHELFQNHGEIKWIDFSRGAKEGIILFKSNAKEALEKAKAANNDSLQLKEKDVTWELLEGDEEKAALKKIMEDQQESYNKRKGKGGRKPKGKGRGGRSNDSSRRIQFQGKKKKFDSSDEEEMEENDSTSADGKNGTDAAISPKKRQLEDKTTEEPEPKQLKTEDQ
- the METTL5 gene encoding rRNA N6-adenosine-methyltransferase METTL5; translation: MKLKELEGCLQQLDVFESPKLLLEQYPTRPHIAACMLYTIHNTFGDIEDKVVADLGCGCGVLSIGAAMLGAGLCIGFDIDEEALDIFRTNAEEFELLNVDLVQCDVCSLQCTSLEKSVDTVIMNPPFGTKHNKGMDMTFLKNALQMARTAVYSLHKTSTREHIQKKAADWKVKMEVIAELRYDLPASYKFHKKKSVDIEVDFIRFSFD